A stretch of Rhinoderma darwinii isolate aRhiDar2 chromosome 4, aRhiDar2.hap1, whole genome shotgun sequence DNA encodes these proteins:
- the KCNS3 gene encoding delayed-rectifier potassium channel regulatory subunit KCNS3: MVYGEFFHRTRSDDELVKLNVGGFKQCVAQRTLQRFPHTRLGKLLNCHSEEAILELCDDYNVADKEYYFDRNPSLFRYILNFYYTGKLHVMEELCVFSFCQEIEYWGINELFIDSCCSNKYQEKKETVSEKDWDDKSDVMSVSSSSDQSSVFEKELEMFDSIKYGNLRRKIWIRLENPAFSLSAKIFAISSISVVLTSIVAMCIHSMPEFQKVDDNDRELEDPVLEVVEIICIVWFTTELVVRLAVAPSQKNFWKNPMNIIDFVSIIPFYATLVVDTKGEENAGIENMGKVVQILRLMRIFRILKLARHSVGLRSLGATLRHSYHEVGLLLLFLSVGISIFSVLVYYLEKDDELSPLENIPTCWWWATISMTTVGYGDTHPVTLYGKLVGSVCIICGILVVALPITIIFNKFSKYYQKQKAIDVDGCNEDEPKEKFNDLPYFNIRDIYARRMNSFISSFSSVGIIASNDSTDASSIQEMEDSYTASFK; the protein is encoded by the coding sequence ATGGTTTATGGAGAATTCTTTCATAGAACCAGAAGTGATGATGAATTAGTGAAACTGAATGTTGGGGGTTTCAAGCAATGTGTGGCTCAGAGAACCCTTCAAAGATTTCCTCACACCAGACTTGGAAAACTACTAAACTGCCATTCTGAAGAAGCCATACTTGAACTTTGTGATGACTACAATGTTGCAGACAAGGAATATTACTTTGATCGGAACCCTTCTCTATTTAGATATATTTTAAACTTTTACTACACAGGAAAGCTTCATGTCATGGAGGAGTTGTGTGTGTTTTCCTTTTGCCAAGAAATAGAATATTGGGGGATTAATGAGCTCTTCATCGAttcttgttgtagtaacaaatatCAGGAAAAAAAGGAAACGGTCTCGGAAAAAGACTGGGATGATAAAAGTGATGTCATGAGTGTGAGTTCATCTTCTGACCAGTCATCTGTTTTCGAAAAGGAACTAGAGATGTTTGATTCTATAAAATATGGGAACTTACGAAGAAAAATTTGGATCCGACTAGAAAACCCTGCCTTCTCCCTATCAGCCAAGATTTTTGCTATCTCCTCAATAAGTGTAGTCTTAACCTCCATTGTAGCTATGTGCATCCACAGCATGCCTGAGTTCCAGAAGGTTGATGACAATGACCGAGAACTAGAAGATCCTGTCCtcgaagtggtggagataatatGTATCGTGTGGTTTACCACAGAACTTGTTGTACGACTTGCTGTAGCTCCATCCCAGAAAAATTTTTGGAAGAACCCAATGAACATTATAGATTTTGTCTCCATTATACCATTTTATGCCACTTTGGTAGTAGACACCAAGGGTGAAGAGAATGCAGGAATAGAGAACATGGGAAAAGTTGTTCAAATACTACGGCTTATGAGGATATTTCGAATTCTAAAGCTTGCAAGACATTCTGTTGGGTTGAGATCTTTAGGAGCTACTTTAAGACATAGCTACCatgaagttggacttttacttttatttttgtctGTTGGAATTTCCATATTTTCAGTCCTTGTTTATTATCTAGAAAAAGATGATGAGCTGTCCCCTCTTGAGAACATTCCCACCTGCTGGTGGTGGGCTACAATTAGCATGACCACCGTGGGCTATGGTGACACTCACCCGGTTACTTTATACGGGAAGCTTGTCGGCAGTGTTTGCATCATTTGTGGAATACTAGTGGTTGCTCTTCctataacaattatttttaacaaattttcTAAATACTATCAAAAGCAGAAAGCAATCGATGTGGATGGGTGTAATGAAGATGAGCCAAAAGAGAAATTTAATGATCTCCCTTATTTTAACATTAGAGATATTTATGCAAGAAGGATGAATTCCTTCATTTCAAGTTTTTCTTCTGTTGGCATAATTGCAAGCAATGACTCAACAGATGCTTCCAGTATCCAAGAAATGGAGGATTCTTACACTGCATCATTCAAGTGA